TCGCCATCCTAATGCGTCTGTCATTGTCTACTTTTGCTTGACTACGTAAGATAGTTAAAATACCTATACTATTTTTCTAAAAAATCAATTACTACTTTTAATACTTCTTCTGGTAATTGATTTACCATCCAAAGGGTTCCACTTTCTAGTTCTACTCTTTGGCTATGAGGAATTACATCTTTGAGCCAATATTGATTTTCAGCTTTAGCTAAACCAGCTTTTTCTAATGGTTCTAAGGCCTTTTCCCCTGATAAAATCAGAGTTGGACACTGAATTAAACGAAATCTTTGTGGAGCAGCAAGACAATAATTAGCTATTGCAATCCCAGGATACACAGGAGAGCCAAAACACTTCAAATCCTCTAAAACACAACGATGATTTAATTCTCCGTTACCGATGTAATTCACACGAGATAACCATTGTTCCATCAAATGAGAGCCATCTGCTTTAATTTGAAATCCTTGAGAATATCTGTGGAGAATTTTGTCTTTTTCCTCTGCGTCAAATCCAAATAAATTGCAGAGAATCAGTTTATCAACCCGATTTGGATAAGCTGCGGCTACTTCCCCGGCGATATAACCTCCTGTCAGACTACCGAAAATATTTGCTTTTTGAATGCCTAATTC
This window of the Nostoc sp. HK-01 genome carries:
- a CDS encoding alpha/beta hydrolase fold protein — protein: MSQRIKRAFLDTEDGQILYRIGGEGKAILLLHMIPRSSDEFQELMSILAEKNLVIAMDLMGLGDSDKPPRVYSVADYAKTAIALLDELGIQKANIFGSLTGGYIAGEVAAAYPNRVDKLILCNLFGFDAEEKDKILHRYSQGFQIKADGSHLMEQWLSRVNYIGNGELNHRCVLEDLKCFGSPVYPGIAIANYCLAAPQRFRLIQCPTLILSGEKALEPLEKAGLAKAENQYWLKDVIPHSQRVELESGTLWMVNQLPEEVLKVVIDFLEK